From Eleftheria terrae, the proteins below share one genomic window:
- a CDS encoding GGDEF domain-containing protein: MIPGLELGPPQFWGLAAAFGLLLVIASVLLWVLARMVPNVPGPRWWSTGAVLVLVGMLLAGSQVHSQTPLGRALYVLGDCLMVLGISAVGEGLRRFCHRPDRRRWIVGVAVLYAALGLGFEAVGLPRYNTVTASAIITGLWIWIAWVALRYTGRRRHPLFVGVALCALLEGVGWAWRCGILMGSRNAELPEVVTHVNTILAGVGLVSTGALVLLYVLMVNFRLAEQLHALAVRDPLTGALNRRGFEESTGRLTGLSARLGQSVAVLMLDVDHFKRVNDSHGHHVGDLVLKALAQLVHRAKRETDVFARLGGEEFCLVLPGTDVPGARVFADRLRRSFETLEIDTGRSFLSCTMSVGVAYASAQALYSSRVDVVDLLRQADEALYEAKRAGRNRVRFYASEEVVSSRIDSRLFASTTS; encoded by the coding sequence ATGATCCCCGGCCTGGAGCTCGGGCCACCCCAGTTCTGGGGGCTGGCGGCCGCTTTCGGCCTGCTGCTGGTCATTGCCTCGGTGCTGCTGTGGGTGCTGGCGCGCATGGTGCCCAATGTGCCGGGCCCGCGGTGGTGGAGCACGGGCGCGGTGCTGGTGCTGGTGGGCATGCTGCTGGCCGGCAGCCAGGTGCATTCACAGACGCCGCTGGGGCGCGCGCTCTACGTGCTGGGCGACTGCCTGATGGTGCTGGGCATCAGTGCGGTGGGCGAGGGACTGCGGCGCTTCTGCCACCGGCCGGACCGACGCAGATGGATTGTCGGGGTGGCGGTGTTGTATGCGGCCCTTGGCCTCGGCTTCGAGGCGGTCGGACTGCCGCGCTACAACACCGTTACGGCGTCGGCAATTATCACCGGCCTGTGGATCTGGATCGCCTGGGTGGCGCTGCGCTACACCGGCCGGCGGCGGCATCCGCTGTTTGTCGGCGTGGCCTTGTGCGCGCTGCTCGAAGGTGTGGGCTGGGCCTGGCGCTGCGGGATCCTAATGGGTTCGCGCAATGCCGAGCTGCCGGAGGTGGTGACGCATGTCAATACCATCCTCGCAGGGGTCGGCCTGGTATCGACGGGGGCACTGGTGTTGCTGTACGTGCTGATGGTGAACTTCCGGCTCGCGGAGCAACTGCACGCGCTGGCGGTGCGCGATCCGCTCACCGGGGCGCTGAACCGCCGCGGCTTCGAGGAGAGCACCGGCCGGTTGACGGGCTTGTCCGCCCGGCTGGGGCAGTCGGTGGCGGTGCTGATGCTGGATGTCGACCACTTCAAGCGCGTCAACGACAGCCATGGCCACCATGTCGGCGACCTGGTGCTGAAGGCGCTGGCCCAGCTGGTGCACCGGGCCAAGCGCGAGACCGATGTCTTCGCCCGGCTGGGTGGCGAGGAGTTCTGCCTGGTGCTGCCGGGCACCGACGTGCCCGGCGCCCGTGTGTTCGCCGACCGCCTGCGGCGCAGCTTCGAGACGCTCGAAATCGACACCGGCCGCAGCTTCCTGAGCTGCACCATGAGTGTCGGCGTGGCGTATGCGTCGGCCCAGGCGCTCTACAGCAGCCGGGTGGACGTGGTGGACCTGCTGCGCCAGGCGGACGAAGCCCTCTACGAGGCCAAGCGGGCTGGCCGCAACCGGGTGCGCTTCTATGCCTCGGAGGAAGTGGTGTCCAGCCGCATCGACTCGCGCCTGTTCGCCTCCACCACCAGCTGA
- a CDS encoding GGDEF domain-containing protein, whose product MDFSIVAITGSVLGFLLAVLLGLAIRWVPDAEGARYWALAFVPLSLGSALVGRGEALPALLLVLREPLLLSGYGLLLIGLRHYLRLSRPWALAGSVVLASLVVTALFTALLPSVTVRMAVRTTGIALLTGAALWTLRSVTGPTLREVRLYLQVGFGTIAVLALLRAAMFLLPLPFTATQVMQLYGAASMVTTITIMAVVTGLALLMTARMNEALAQLTVRDPLTGVFNRRGLEEAVPGTLSFARRVGRPVAVLSCDLDHFKAVNDTYGHAEGDRVLQALGRLLGEHFAQAGLVGRLGGEEFVVLLPGADGEQGSAEAERLRAAIEAHRFERSDGGRLELTASIGVAAQPGEEAHWETLLARADQALYQAKAGGRNRCALAPEEPTHAAPAPPAPGTPAGPWLPAVEGGA is encoded by the coding sequence TTGGACTTCTCCATCGTCGCCATCACCGGTTCCGTGCTCGGCTTCCTGCTGGCCGTCCTGCTCGGGCTGGCCATCCGATGGGTGCCCGACGCCGAAGGTGCCCGCTACTGGGCCCTGGCCTTCGTGCCGCTGAGCCTGGGCAGCGCCCTGGTGGGCCGTGGCGAGGCGTTGCCGGCCCTGCTGCTGGTGCTGCGCGAGCCGCTGCTGCTGAGCGGCTACGGCCTGCTGCTGATTGGCCTGCGCCACTACCTGCGACTGTCGCGGCCCTGGGCGCTGGCGGGCAGCGTGGTGCTGGCCAGCCTGGTCGTCACCGCGCTCTTCACCGCCCTGCTGCCCAGCGTGACGGTGCGCATGGCGGTGCGTACCACCGGCATCGCGCTGTTGACCGGTGCCGCCCTCTGGACGCTGCGCAGCGTCACCGGCCCCACCCTGCGCGAGGTGCGGCTCTACCTTCAGGTGGGCTTCGGCACCATTGCGGTGCTGGCGCTGCTGCGGGCGGCCATGTTCCTGCTGCCGCTGCCGTTCACCGCGACCCAGGTGATGCAGCTGTACGGGGCGGCCAGCATGGTCACCACCATCACCATCATGGCCGTGGTGACCGGCCTGGCCCTGCTGATGACCGCACGCATGAACGAGGCGCTGGCGCAGCTGACGGTGCGCGACCCGCTGACCGGCGTCTTCAATCGGCGCGGGCTGGAGGAGGCGGTGCCGGGCACCTTGTCCTTCGCGCGGCGGGTCGGCCGCCCGGTGGCGGTGTTGAGCTGTGACCTCGACCATTTCAAGGCCGTCAACGACACCTACGGCCATGCCGAAGGCGACCGCGTGCTGCAGGCGCTGGGCCGGCTGCTCGGCGAGCACTTCGCCCAGGCCGGCCTGGTGGGCCGACTCGGCGGCGAGGAGTTCGTCGTGCTGCTGCCCGGCGCCGACGGCGAACAGGGCAGCGCCGAGGCCGAGCGGCTGCGTGCCGCCATCGAGGCGCACCGTTTCGAGCGCAGCGACGGTGGACGGCTGGAGCTGACCGCGAGCATCGGCGTGGCCGCGCAGCCGGGCGAGGAAGCGCACTGGGAGACGCTGCTGGCCCGTGCCGACCAGGCGCTCTACCAGGCCAAGGCGGGCGGGCGCAATCGCTGCGCGCTGGCGCCGGAAGAGCCGACCCACGCGGCGCCTGCCCCGCCGGCACCGGGCACGCCAGCCGGGCCCTGGCTGCCGGCGGTGGAGGGAGGCGCATGA